From the Sphingomonas phyllosphaerae 5.2 genome, one window contains:
- a CDS encoding glutathione S-transferase family protein, with amino-acid sequence MLTIWGRLNSHNVKKVVWLAEELGLTYRRHDVGGAFGMDDAYLAKNPNALIPTIEDDGLVLWESNAILRYLAARYGDDTMWPADPARRALADRWMDWQFSYADAQRGAFFNLVRRAAGQRDDEAVAQSIVACGRLMSVLDRQLGEAPWLSGAAFGVADVPMGVYAHTFFALGLDRVPLPHLADWYARLQARPGYADTVMIPLT; translated from the coding sequence ATGCTGACGATCTGGGGGCGGCTGAACTCACATAACGTCAAGAAGGTGGTCTGGCTCGCCGAGGAACTCGGGCTGACGTACCGGCGTCACGATGTCGGCGGCGCGTTCGGAATGGACGACGCCTATCTGGCGAAGAATCCGAATGCGCTGATCCCGACGATCGAGGACGACGGGCTGGTGCTGTGGGAATCGAACGCGATCCTGCGCTATCTGGCGGCGCGATATGGCGACGATACGATGTGGCCGGCCGATCCGGCGCGACGTGCGTTGGCGGACCGCTGGATGGACTGGCAGTTCAGCTACGCCGATGCGCAGCGCGGGGCGTTCTTCAACCTCGTGCGGCGCGCGGCCGGGCAGCGCGACGACGAGGCCGTGGCGCAATCGATCGTGGCGTGCGGGCGCTTGATGAGCGTGCTCGACCGGCAACTCGGCGAGGCACCGTGGCTGTCAGGTGCCGCGTTCGGCGTGGCAGACGTGCCGATGGGGGTTTATGCGCATACGTTCTTCGCGCTGGGGCTGGACCGCGTGCCGCTTCCGCATCTCGCCGATTGGTACGCGCGTTTGCAGGCGCGGCCGGGCTATGCCGACACTGTGATGATCCCGCTGACTTGA
- the trxA gene encoding thioredoxin, whose protein sequence is MATKTITDASFQNDVLSADKPVLVDFWAEWCGPCKMIGPSLEEISEELGEQVTIAKLNIDENPDAPGQYGVRGIPTMILFKGGVPAATKIGAEPKGRIKAWLEGELG, encoded by the coding sequence ATGGCCACCAAGACGATCACCGACGCCAGCTTCCAGAACGACGTGCTGTCTGCCGACAAGCCGGTGCTGGTCGATTTCTGGGCGGAATGGTGCGGCCCGTGCAAGATGATCGGCCCGTCGCTGGAGGAGATCAGCGAGGAACTGGGTGAGCAGGTGACGATCGCCAAGCTCAACATCGACGAAAATCCCGACGCCCCCGGTCAGTATGGCGTGCGCGGCATCCCGACGATGATCCTCTTCAAGGGCGGCGTGCCGGCGGCGACCAAGATCGGCGCGGAGCCGAAAGGGCGGATCAAGGCGTGGCTCGAAGGCGAACTGGGCTGA
- the secA gene encoding preprotein translocase subunit SecA yields MFGGIAKSLFGSSNDRYVKSLNPILAKIASFEPTLQAMDDASLANQTVLFRERMANGETLDQLLPEAFATVREAASRVLGQRHYDVQMIGGIVLHRGEIAEMRTGEGKTLVATLATYLNALPGEGVHVITVNDYLASRDADWMGRVYRFLGLTTGVIVPNLSDEQRRDAYAADITYGTNNEFGFDYLRDNMKYDRASMVQRPFAMAIVDEVDSVLIDEARTPLIISGPTDDKSELYIGVDAIVKQLNEEDYEKDEKQKSIVLTEDGTERAERLLEAAGLLEGANLYDFENTQVVHHLNQALRANAMFKRDTDYIVKDDKVVIIDEFTGRMMDGRRWSDGLHQAVEAKEGVQIEPENQTMASITFQNYFRMYPKLAGMTGTAATEAAEFYDIYKMNVVTIPTNKPVHRVDEEDEFYKDTQDKFRAIAKKIREHAETGQPVLVGTVSIEKSELLSEFLRQEGVDHSVLNARYHEREAHIVAQAGRLGAVTIATNMAGRGTDIQLGGNLEMRVEDELAGMPEGPQRDAAVEQIRAEIGAEKQKVLEAGGLFVLATERHESRRIDNQLRGRSGRQGDPGLSRFYLSLDDDLLRIFGPDTLFAKMMRNNINDGEAIGSKWLTKAIETAQKKVEARNYDIRKQVVEYDDVMNDQRKVIYEQRADIMDADTVGDVVTDMRAETVNAIVGEACPPNSYPEQWDVEGMKTRLAEVLNLAPPVDEWLTEDAIDPEIVTERVLAEADALVAGKAADLEPDTWTQIEKSILLQNLDHHWKEHLAMLDALRQVVHLRAYAQKTPINEYKQEAFNLFQRMLEAIREDVTRTIAFAQFQMQAPPPLPDLPDFITTHFDPFTGEDNSNDIDAGTRGLVTTQLPPLQIPQPSGADLGDDPANWEGQVSRNAPCPCGSGRKYKHCHGAA; encoded by the coding sequence ATGTTCGGCGGCATTGCCAAATCGCTCTTCGGTTCGTCCAACGACCGCTACGTCAAGTCGCTCAACCCGATCCTCGCCAAGATCGCATCGTTCGAGCCGACGCTGCAGGCAATGGACGACGCCTCGCTCGCCAACCAGACGGTGCTGTTCCGCGAGCGGATGGCGAACGGCGAGACGCTCGACCAGTTGCTGCCCGAGGCGTTCGCCACGGTCCGCGAGGCAGCGAGCCGCGTGCTGGGTCAGCGTCACTACGACGTACAGATGATCGGCGGCATCGTCCTCCACCGCGGTGAGATCGCGGAGATGCGCACCGGCGAGGGCAAGACGCTGGTCGCCACGCTCGCCACCTATCTCAACGCGCTGCCGGGCGAGGGCGTCCACGTCATCACCGTCAACGATTACCTCGCCAGCCGCGACGCCGACTGGATGGGTCGCGTCTATCGCTTCCTGGGGCTGACCACCGGCGTGATCGTCCCCAATCTGTCCGACGAGCAGCGCCGCGATGCCTATGCTGCCGACATCACCTACGGCACGAACAACGAATTCGGCTTCGACTATCTGCGTGACAACATGAAGTACGATCGTGCTTCGATGGTGCAGCGCCCGTTCGCGATGGCGATCGTCGATGAGGTCGATTCGGTGCTGATCGACGAGGCGCGCACGCCGCTCATCATCTCCGGGCCGACCGACGACAAGTCGGAGCTGTACATCGGTGTCGATGCGATCGTGAAGCAGCTGAACGAGGAAGATTACGAGAAGGACGAGAAGCAGAAGTCGATCGTCCTGACCGAGGATGGCACCGAGCGCGCCGAGCGGTTGCTGGAAGCCGCCGGGCTGCTGGAAGGCGCAAACCTCTACGATTTCGAGAATACGCAGGTGGTGCACCATCTCAACCAGGCGTTGCGCGCGAACGCGATGTTCAAGCGCGACACGGATTACATCGTCAAGGACGACAAGGTCGTCATCATCGACGAATTCACCGGGCGCATGATGGACGGCCGTCGCTGGTCGGACGGCCTGCACCAGGCCGTCGAGGCGAAGGAGGGCGTGCAGATCGAGCCCGAGAACCAGACCATGGCTTCGATCACGTTCCAGAATTATTTCCGTATGTATCCCAAGCTGGCCGGAATGACCGGCACCGCCGCGACCGAGGCGGCGGAATTCTACGACATCTACAAGATGAACGTCGTCACGATCCCGACCAACAAGCCGGTGCACCGCGTCGATGAAGAAGACGAATTCTACAAGGACACGCAGGACAAGTTCCGCGCGATCGCCAAGAAGATCCGCGAACATGCCGAAACCGGGCAGCCGGTGCTGGTCGGCACCGTCTCGATCGAGAAATCGGAGCTGCTCAGCGAGTTCCTGCGCCAGGAAGGTGTCGACCATTCGGTGCTGAACGCCCGCTATCACGAGCGTGAGGCGCATATCGTGGCGCAGGCCGGGCGGCTGGGCGCGGTGACGATCGCCACCAACATGGCGGGCCGTGGCACCGACATCCAGCTGGGCGGCAATCTGGAGATGCGCGTCGAGGACGAGCTGGCCGGAATGCCGGAAGGGCCGCAGCGCGACGCCGCCGTCGAGCAGATCCGTGCCGAGATCGGTGCCGAGAAGCAGAAGGTGCTCGAAGCCGGTGGGTTGTTCGTGCTCGCGACCGAGCGTCACGAGAGCCGCCGCATCGACAACCAGTTGCGTGGCCGGTCGGGGCGGCAGGGCGATCCGGGGCTCAGCCGCTTCTACCTGTCGCTCGATGACGACCTGCTGCGCATCTTCGGCCCGGACACGCTGTTCGCCAAGATGATGCGCAACAACATCAACGATGGCGAGGCGATCGGCAGCAAGTGGCTGACCAAGGCGATCGAGACCGCGCAGAAGAAGGTCGAGGCGCGCAACTACGACATCCGCAAGCAGGTCGTCGAATATGACGACGTGATGAACGACCAGCGCAAGGTGATCTACGAGCAGCGCGCCGACATCATGGACGCCGATACGGTCGGCGACGTGGTGACCGACATGCGCGCCGAGACGGTCAACGCGATCGTCGGCGAAGCCTGCCCGCCGAATTCCTATCCCGAGCAATGGGATGTCGAGGGGATGAAGACGCGGCTCGCCGAGGTGCTCAATCTGGCACCGCCCGTCGACGAGTGGCTGACGGAAGACGCGATCGATCCCGAGATCGTGACCGAGCGCGTGCTGGCCGAGGCCGACGCGCTGGTCGCTGGCAAGGCTGCCGACCTGGAGCCGGACACGTGGACGCAGATCGAGAAGTCGATCCTGCTCCAGAACCTCGACCATCACTGGAAGGAGCATCTCGCGATGCTCGACGCGTTGCGGCAGGTCGTTCACCTGCGCGCCTACGCTCAGAAGACGCCGATCAACGAATACAAGCAGGAGGCTTTCAACCTCTTCCAGCGCATGCTGGAGGCAATTCGCGAGGACGTGACGCGCACGATCGCGTTTGCGCAGTTCCAGATGCAGGCACCGCCGCCGCTGCCCGACCTGCCGGACTTCATCACCACCCATTTCGACCCGTTCACCGGCGAGGATAATTCGAACGACATCGACGCCGGCACGCGCGGGCTGGTAACGACGCAACTCCCGCCGCTCCAGATCCCGCAACCCAGCGGCGCGGACCTCGGGGACGATCCCGCCAACTGGGAAGGGCAGGTCAGCCGCAACGCGCCATGCCCGTGCGGATCGGGGCGCAAGTACAAGCATTGCCACGGCGCCGCCTGA
- the argJ gene encoding bifunctional glutamate N-acetyltransferase/amino-acid acetyltransferase ArgJ, which yields MSTSISPLATPFPDMAPVAGVRLRVARAQYKTWDRTDLTLAEFTLGTTVAGVLTQSKCPSPEVEWCRKALVLGEARALVVNAGNSNAFTGDRGRDAVEAIAAQTAQSLGCRPSDVFVASTGVIGVPLPIDKAQAGLAAAFVAPAADWRAAAETIGTTDTYPKGVEATAVVDGRTVTIAAIIKGSGMIAPDMATMLGFIFTDAAVEAPFLQAALSAANVRSFSCITVDGDTSTSDTVLAFATGVAGNAPLSDDDSDGADAFRAALSDVCRQLALLVVRDGEGATKLIEVTVEGAESDRSAHRIAMSIANSPLVKTAIAGEDANWGRVVMAVGKAGEPAERDKLAIRFGATPVAERGVAVTGYDEAPVAAHLKGEEVEIGVDLGLGDGRATVWTCDLTHGYISINADYRS from the coding sequence ATGTCGACGTCGATCTCCCCACTCGCCACGCCCTTCCCCGATATGGCGCCGGTCGCCGGTGTCCGCCTGCGCGTGGCGCGTGCGCAGTACAAGACGTGGGACCGCACCGACCTGACATTGGCGGAGTTCACGCTGGGCACGACCGTGGCGGGCGTGCTGACGCAGTCGAAATGCCCGTCGCCGGAGGTGGAATGGTGCCGCAAGGCGCTGGTGCTGGGCGAGGCGCGGGCCCTGGTCGTCAACGCCGGCAATTCCAACGCCTTCACCGGCGACCGCGGGCGCGATGCCGTGGAGGCGATCGCCGCGCAGACCGCGCAGTCGCTCGGCTGCCGGCCATCCGACGTGTTCGTCGCTTCGACCGGCGTGATCGGCGTGCCGCTGCCGATCGACAAGGCGCAGGCCGGGCTTGCCGCCGCCTTCGTCGCGCCGGCCGCGGACTGGCGCGCCGCCGCGGAGACGATCGGCACCACCGACACCTATCCGAAGGGCGTCGAAGCGACCGCGGTGGTCGACGGACGGACGGTGACGATCGCCGCGATCATTAAGGGCTCGGGCATGATCGCGCCGGACATGGCGACGATGCTCGGCTTCATCTTCACCGATGCCGCGGTCGAAGCGCCATTCCTGCAAGCCGCGCTGTCCGCGGCGAACGTGCGCAGCTTTTCGTGCATCACGGTCGACGGCGACACCTCGACCAGCGACACCGTGCTGGCGTTCGCGACCGGCGTGGCGGGCAATGCGCCACTCTCCGATGACGACAGCGACGGGGCGGATGCGTTCCGCGCCGCGCTGTCCGATGTCTGCCGGCAGCTGGCGTTGCTGGTGGTGCGCGACGGCGAGGGTGCGACGAAGCTGATCGAAGTGACGGTGGAGGGCGCGGAAAGCGACCGCTCGGCACACCGCATCGCAATGTCGATCGCCAATTCGCCGCTGGTGAAGACGGCGATCGCCGGCGAGGATGCCAATTGGGGGCGCGTCGTCATGGCGGTCGGCAAGGCTGGCGAACCCGCCGAGCGCGACAAGCTGGCGATCCGGTTCGGCGCCACCCCTGTCGCCGAACGCGGCGTGGCGGTGACCGGCTATGACGAAGCGCCGGTCGCGGCGCATCTGAAGGGAGAGGAAGTCGAGATCGGCGTCGATCTGGGGCTCGGCGACGGCCGCGCGACCGTCTGGACCTGCGACCTGACGCACGGCTACATCTCGATCAACGCCGATTATCGGAGCTGA